One segment of Candidatus Margulisiibacteriota bacterium DNA contains the following:
- a CDS encoding type II toxin-antitoxin system YoeB family toxin produces MGKLGGGCEEVLIEYDNKTVLEYFNDFELMKKEIGSNIARAAKKRVNQLIASPNFSVYLTTGLGKPHPLYEDLKGYYGITITGNVRLIVQPYTDSLEAAALKNCDTVIIKGVMNYHGRKNEWLIP; encoded by the coding sequence TTGGGAAAGTTGGGTGGTGGTTGCGAAGAGGTGCTAATTGAGTACGATAATAAAACAGTCTTGGAATATTTCAATGATTTTGAGTTGATGAAAAAAGAAATTGGGAGCAACATTGCTAGAGCGGCTAAAAAAAGAGTCAATCAACTAATAGCCTCGCCTAATTTTAGCGTTTATTTAACAACAGGACTTGGCAAACCCCATCCATTGTATGAGGATTTAAAAGGGTATTACGGTATTACAATAACAGGAAATGTCAGATTAATTGTTCAGCCGTATACTGACAGTTTAGAGGCTGCAGCATTGAAAAATTGTGATACTGTTATAATTAAGGGGGTGATGAATTATCATGGCAGAAAAAATGAATGGCTTATCCCGTGA
- a CDS encoding DUF3310 domain-containing protein: MVEELDVIEDKKLGYCLGNVIKYISRVAKKDKTKEVEGLKKARWYWTEEFMS; this comes from the coding sequence ATGGTAGAAGAACTTGATGTCATTGAAGATAAGAAACTGGGATACTGTTTGGGTAATGTCATTAAGTATATTTCACGGGTGGCGAAAAAAGATAAAACAAAAGAAGTCGAAGGTCTCAAAAAAGCCCGGTGGTACTGGACGGAAGAATTCATGAGCTAA
- a CDS encoding HigA family addiction module antitoxin: MAEKMNGLSREFIIHPGETLKEILEDRNMSQRELAIRTGVKEAHISKLVNCLKSISVSFAKKLEYAFGIDASFWINLQANYDKEMADFEEINMISKEELEIVQKLKNITDYIQEIGLLSLETQESMWVIKLRKLLNVSSLTVIPEISQTGAYRLAVADNVDPYILFTWLRVCDLITSNKKIDQELDIDKLRSKLSLIRKLTFEEDIKSIHLKLRECFAECGIKFAIVKHFTGAPVQGVIKKNNDETISLIMTVRRKFADVFWFTLFHEIGHILNGDIEEKLIDYEFVKNEVEYRADEFAANALLDLDEYNSFVEYGDFSLMQISKFCLEQNIPSYILIGRLQRDGHLEYHQYSSEKTKYELDEAEKVMN, translated from the coding sequence ATGGCAGAAAAAATGAATGGCTTATCCCGTGAGTTTATTATTCACCCAGGTGAGACATTAAAAGAAATATTAGAAGATCGCAATATGAGTCAACGAGAACTAGCTATTAGAACTGGAGTAAAAGAGGCTCATATAAGCAAATTGGTGAACTGTCTAAAGTCTATTTCTGTATCTTTTGCAAAAAAGCTTGAATATGCTTTTGGCATCGATGCCAGTTTTTGGATAAATTTACAAGCAAACTACGATAAAGAAATGGCTGACTTTGAAGAAATAAATATGATCTCAAAAGAAGAGCTGGAGATTGTACAAAAATTAAAAAATATCACTGATTATATTCAAGAGATAGGACTGTTGAGCCTAGAAACCCAAGAGTCAATGTGGGTAATTAAGTTAAGAAAATTATTGAACGTAAGTAGCTTAACTGTAATACCAGAAATATCTCAAACGGGGGCTTATCGTTTAGCTGTAGCAGATAATGTGGACCCGTATATTCTTTTTACTTGGCTTAGAGTCTGTGATTTAATAACATCTAATAAAAAAATTGATCAAGAGCTTGATATAGATAAATTGAGAAGTAAGTTGTCTTTAATTCGAAAGCTTACCTTTGAAGAAGATATTAAATCTATCCATTTAAAACTTAGGGAATGCTTTGCTGAGTGTGGTATTAAATTCGCTATTGTCAAGCATTTCACTGGGGCTCCTGTCCAAGGTGTTATTAAAAAAAACAATGATGAAACCATTAGTTTAATCATGACTGTAAGGCGCAAATTTGCAGATGTCTTTTGGTTTACTCTATTTCACGAGATCGGACACATCCTCAATGGAGATATAGAGGAAAAGCTGATTGATTATGAGTTTGTAAAAAATGAAGTCGAGTATAGAGCTGATGAGTTTGCTGCAAATGCATTGCTTGATTTAGACGAATATAATTCATTTGTAGAATACGGGGATTTTTCATTAATGCAAATCAGCAAGTTTTGTTTAGAGCAAAATATCCCCAGCTATATTTTGATTGGTCGATTACAGAGAGATGGACACCTTGAATATCATCAGTACTCAAGTGAGAAAACCAAGTATGAGTTAGACGAAGCAGAGAAAGTAATGAATTAA
- a CDS encoding terminase large subunit, producing KQLRLNMWLKQNIKWMPMEKWDLCNFPVDPEELKGRACYAGLDLSSTTDITAFVLVFPPEEEGDKYYVLPYFWIPEETLYLRVRKDSVPYDIWYQQGLLNLTEGNVVHYGFIEKFIERLGEKYNIREIVYDRWGATQMSQNLEGMGFTVVPFGQGFKDMSPPTKEMMRLILSQQIAHGGHPVLRWMADNIVVRTDPAGNIKVDKEKSVEKIDGIVAMIMGLARATVNPPDDGGSIYDKRDMIIL from the coding sequence TTAAGCAGCTAAGGTTAAACATGTGGTTAAAGCAGAATATTAAATGGATGCCCATGGAGAAGTGGGATTTGTGTAATTTCCCGGTTGATCCGGAAGAGCTGAAAGGAAGGGCCTGCTATGCAGGACTTGATTTATCCTCTACTACCGATATCACCGCCTTTGTGCTGGTATTTCCACCAGAGGAGGAGGGGGACAAATACTATGTGCTTCCTTACTTTTGGATACCGGAAGAGACTCTTTATCTGCGGGTGAGAAAAGATAGCGTACCATATGACATCTGGTATCAGCAGGGACTGCTAAACTTAACGGAGGGGAATGTGGTTCATTATGGCTTTATTGAAAAGTTCATCGAAAGGCTGGGAGAGAAATATAACATTAGGGAAATTGTCTACGACCGCTGGGGAGCTACCCAGATGAGCCAAAATCTAGAAGGTATGGGCTTTACGGTTGTGCCCTTTGGTCAGGGTTTTAAGGATATGTCACCACCTACCAAAGAAATGATGCGCTTGATTTTAAGCCAGCAAATCGCCCATGGCGGTCATCCGGTGCTTAGATGGATGGCGGATAATATTGTGGTGAGAACCGATCCTGCCGGAAATATCAAAGTTGATAAGGAGAAATCCGTAGAAAAGATTGACGGCATTGTAGCCATGATCATGGGTCTGGCCAGAGCCACAGTAAATCCGCCCGATGATGGGGGATCTATTTATGATAAGAGGGATATGATTATTTTGTGA